A single region of the Parasphingorhabdus litoris DSM 22379 genome encodes:
- a CDS encoding peroxiredoxin, with protein sequence MINKGDKIPEVNLVKATENGPEQVSSSDYFAGKKVALFSVPGAYTPTCSAKHLPGYVEKAAELKAKGVDEIACTAVNDAFVLGAWNKDAGSEDVTMLADGNGDFAKAVGLEMDGSGFGLGTRGQRFSMIVNNGVVEELNVEAPGDFKVSAADYMLDQL encoded by the coding sequence ATGATCAACAAAGGCGATAAGATACCAGAGGTAAATCTCGTAAAAGCAACAGAAAACGGACCAGAGCAAGTCAGCTCTTCCGACTATTTTGCGGGCAAGAAAGTCGCTCTTTTCTCAGTTCCCGGCGCCTATACACCAACTTGCTCTGCCAAGCATCTACCCGGCTATGTTGAGAAAGCCGCCGAGTTGAAGGCAAAAGGCGTTGATGAAATTGCCTGCACTGCTGTCAATGACGCCTTCGTTTTGGGCGCGTGGAATAAAGATGCAGGTTCCGAAGACGTGACCATGCTAGCCGATGGCAATGGCGACTTTGCCAAGGCCGTAGGTCTTGAAATGGATGGCTCCGGCTTTGGCCTCGGCACCCGCGGTCAGCGCTTCTCCATGATCGTCAATAACGGTGTTGTCGAAGAGCTGAACGTTGAAGCACCCGGCGATTTCAAAGTCAGCGCGGCCGACTATATGCTCGACCAGCTTTAA
- a CDS encoding YqgE/AlgH family protein, which yields MTYVVEMDDPLYFTGQFLLATPGMADPRFSRSIIAICSHDENGALGINIGEISQDISFHGILEQFDIESEALPDRSVFVGGPVEMHRGFILHSLDFNLSDTLQVGNLWGLSSSLDILGAIAKDRGPEKWIAALGYSGWGAGQLEHELTQNGWSITQGEPDWLYETNANDKWEMAWKAQGIDPGMLSGQFGSA from the coding sequence GTGACTTATGTAGTGGAAATGGATGATCCGCTCTATTTCACCGGCCAGTTCCTGCTGGCCACGCCCGGTATGGCTGATCCCCGATTTTCACGATCCATCATCGCTATCTGTTCCCATGATGAAAATGGCGCGCTGGGAATCAATATTGGCGAGATATCCCAAGATATCAGCTTTCACGGGATATTGGAGCAATTTGATATAGAGTCAGAGGCGTTGCCGGATCGCAGCGTATTTGTTGGTGGGCCAGTAGAAATGCATCGGGGCTTCATTCTCCACAGTCTGGATTTCAACCTGTCAGATACTTTGCAGGTCGGCAATCTGTGGGGATTAAGCAGTTCGCTCGATATTCTAGGTGCCATCGCCAAGGATCGCGGCCCTGAAAAATGGATTGCTGCCCTGGGCTATTCTGGTTGGGGGGCAGGGCAATTGGAGCATGAACTCACTCAGAACGGATGGTCGATCACCCAAGGTGAGCCAGATTGGCTCTATGAAACAAATGCAAACGACAAATGGGAAATGGCATGGAAGGCGCAAGGGATCGATCCCGGCATGTTGTCCGGGCAGTTTGGCAGCGCTTAA
- the ahcY gene encoding adenosylhomocysteinase — MNVATAADTANQDYIIKDISLADFGRKEIEIAETEMPGLMALREEFGAEQPLKGARITGSLHMTIQTAVLIETLLALGATVRWASCNIYSTQDHAAAAIAAGGTPVFAIKGETLEEYWAYVERIFDWGPEETCNLILDDGGDATMFALWGARVEAGEELFTPDNEEEEVFVATLKRFLAERPGYLTKTVETIKGVSEETTTGVHRLYDLAKQGKLPFPAINVNDSVTKSKFDNLYGCKESLVDAVRRATDVMLAGKVACVAGFGDVGKGSADSLRNGGARVIVTEVDPICALQASMEGYEVVTMEEATKRADIFVTATGNKDVITVDHMRDMKDRAIVCNIGHFDSEIQIAGLQNMKWNEIKPQVDEVEFPDGKKLIILAQGRLVNLGCATGHPSFVMSASFTNQVMAQIELWLRPEQYKNDVYVLPKHLDEKVAELHLAKLGVKLTKLSQEQAEYIGVTPEGPFKPDHYRY; from the coding sequence ATGAATGTGGCTACCGCAGCAGATACAGCGAACCAGGATTATATTATCAAGGACATCTCCCTTGCCGATTTCGGACGCAAGGAAATTGAGATTGCCGAAACCGAAATGCCTGGCTTGATGGCCTTGCGCGAAGAATTTGGCGCGGAGCAGCCTTTGAAAGGCGCGCGGATCACCGGTTCTTTGCACATGACCATTCAGACGGCTGTTTTGATCGAGACGCTGTTGGCTTTGGGGGCAACCGTCCGCTGGGCTTCCTGCAACATCTACTCCACACAGGATCACGCGGCTGCCGCTATTGCTGCTGGTGGAACGCCGGTATTTGCAATTAAGGGTGAAACGCTGGAAGAATATTGGGCTTATGTTGAGCGTATTTTCGACTGGGGTCCGGAAGAAACTTGTAACCTGATCCTGGATGATGGTGGCGATGCTACCATGTTTGCACTTTGGGGTGCGCGGGTCGAAGCTGGTGAAGAGCTGTTCACGCCAGATAACGAAGAAGAAGAAGTCTTTGTTGCCACGCTGAAACGCTTTTTGGCTGAACGTCCTGGTTATCTGACCAAGACGGTTGAAACCATCAAAGGTGTTTCAGAAGAAACCACCACCGGTGTTCACCGTCTCTATGATCTGGCTAAGCAGGGCAAATTGCCATTCCCAGCGATCAACGTGAATGACAGTGTTACCAAATCGAAGTTCGACAATCTCTATGGTTGTAAAGAATCGCTGGTTGATGCTGTGCGCCGGGCCACCGACGTCATGCTGGCCGGTAAAGTCGCCTGTGTGGCGGGCTTTGGTGATGTGGGCAAAGGTTCTGCAGACTCGCTACGCAATGGCGGTGCCCGCGTTATCGTTACCGAAGTCGATCCTATCTGCGCTCTGCAGGCTTCGATGGAAGGCTATGAAGTCGTCACCATGGAAGAAGCGACCAAGCGCGCTGATATTTTTGTGACCGCGACCGGCAACAAAGACGTGATTACTGTGGATCATATGCGCGACATGAAAGATCGTGCGATTGTCTGCAATATCGGCCATTTCGACAGCGAGATCCAGATTGCTGGTCTGCAAAATATGAAATGGAACGAGATTAAGCCGCAGGTTGACGAAGTTGAGTTTCCGGATGGCAAGAAACTGATCATTCTGGCCCAGGGCCGTTTGGTCAATCTGGGCTGTGCAACCGGCCACCCGAGCTTCGTGATGTCAGCCAGCTTTACCAATCAGGTGATGGCACAGATTGAACTGTGGTTGCGGCCTGAGCAGTATAAGAATGATGTTTATGTTCTGCCAAAGCATCTCGATGAGAAAGTGGCCGAGCTGCATCTTGCGAAACTGGGTGTGAAGCTCACCAAATTGTCTCAGGAACAAGCGGAATATATCGGCGTTACGCCGGAAGGACCGTTCAAGCCTGATCATTATCGCTATTAA